A genomic stretch from Bos javanicus breed banteng chromosome 3, ARS-OSU_banteng_1.0, whole genome shotgun sequence includes:
- the LOC133245046 gene encoding craniofacial development protein 2-like — translation MAFTPPHCSPMLRFMSPPKKQKEYPAVDVTGDRSKVRCCKEQYCIGTWNIRSMNQGKLEVVKQEMARVNVDMLGISELKWTGMGEFDSDDHYTYYCGQESLRRTGVAIMVNKRVRNAALGCNLKNDRMISFHFQGKPFNITVIQVYALTSNAEEAEVEWFYEDLQDPLELTPKKDVLFIIEDWNVKVESQETPGVTGKFGLGIWNEAGQRLIEFCQENALVITNTLFQQHKRRLYTWISPGGQHRNQIDYILCSQRWRSSTQSAKTRPGADFGSDHELLIAKFRLKLKKVGKTTRPFRYDLNYASR, via the coding sequence aaagcaaaaagaatacccagctgtggatgtgactggtgatagaagcaaggtccgatgctgtaaagagcaatattgcataggaacctggaatatcaggtccatgaatcaaggcaaattggaagtggtcaaacaagagatggcaagagtgaatgtcgacatgctaggaatcagcgaactgaaatggactggaatgggtgaatttgactcagatgaccattatacctactactgcgggcaggaatccctcagaagaactggagtagccatcatggtcaacaaaagagtccgaaatgcagcacttggatgcaatctcaaaaacgacagaatgatctcttttcatttccaaggcaaaccattcaatatcacagtaatccaagtctatgccctaaccagtaatgctgaagaagctgaagttgaatggttctatgaagacctacaagaccctttagaactaacacccaaaaaagatgtccttttcattatagaggactggaatgtaaaagtagaaagtcaagaaacacctggagtcacaggcaaatttggccttggaatatggaatgaagcagggcaaagattaatagagttttgccaagaaaatgcactggtcataacaaacaccctcttccaacaacacaagagaagactctatacatggatatcaccaggtggtcaacaccgaaatcagattgattatattctttgcagccaaagatggagaagctctacacagtcagcaaaaacaagaccaggagctgactttggctcagaccatgaactccttattgccaaattcagactgaaattgaagaaagtagggaaaaccactagaccattcaggtatgacctaaa